From the Salinimicrobium tongyeongense genome, one window contains:
- a CDS encoding energy transducer TonB, producing MQVKKNPKADLGKRSIIFFQVGLIVMLSLTYFGLEWKFYGSEDVDLQEVQVTDFEQEDIPITQLNTPPPPPPPPPPPMPEVIEVVEDKMEVEETEIRSTETSQEDKIEKIIEVEEVAYEEEEEEIEKVPFMVVQQIPTYPGCEGIKNKDEQKKCMSQKIDAHVRKHFNVRISEELGLTGMNRIYVVFKINEKGDVADIRARGPNKRLEEEAARVVRLLPKMIPGKQREKPVAVEYSLPIMYEVREQI from the coding sequence ATGCAAGTCAAAAAGAACCCAAAGGCAGATCTTGGAAAAAGGAGCATAATATTTTTTCAGGTGGGACTTATTGTAATGCTCAGCCTAACTTATTTTGGTTTGGAATGGAAATTCTACGGCAGCGAAGATGTAGACCTTCAGGAAGTACAGGTCACAGATTTTGAGCAGGAAGACATTCCAATCACCCAGCTAAACACCCCGCCGCCACCGCCACCTCCACCGCCGCCACCAATGCCCGAGGTGATAGAAGTTGTTGAAGACAAGATGGAGGTTGAGGAAACAGAGATACGCTCTACCGAAACCAGCCAGGAAGATAAGATAGAGAAGATCATTGAGGTAGAAGAAGTGGCCTATGAAGAGGAGGAAGAAGAGATTGAAAAAGTACCTTTTATGGTCGTGCAGCAAATTCCCACCTATCCGGGTTGTGAGGGCATCAAAAATAAAGACGAACAGAAAAAATGTATGTCTCAAAAGATCGATGCCCATGTGAGAAAGCATTTCAACGTAAGGATAAGTGAAGAACTGGGGCTTACCGGGATGAACAGGATCTATGTGGTCTTTAAGATCAATGAAAAAGGAGACGTGGCCGACATTAGGGCGCGTGGCCCTAATAAAAGGCTGGAAGAAGAAGCAGCCCGTGTAGTAAGGCTGTTGCCAAAGATGATTCCCGGCAAGCAAAGAGAAAAACCGGTTGCTGTAGAATATTCACTGCCTATCATGTACGAAGTACGAGAGCAAATTTAA
- a CDS encoding SatD family protein, translated as MIAVITGDIVNSRSESAAHWLPVLKKILGHYGEAPQGWEISRGDSFQLLLQPEEALYAALQIKAGIKQLPDLDVRMAIGIGEQEYKAEKISESNGSAFIRSGECFEELKKQNLGIRTGEAEKDEIFDLLFQLALLSMNNWSVTVAKTIAAFLEHPAKNQTELAKHLKKSQSSLSEALKRGGFDEIMQLESFYRSKIKRL; from the coding sequence ATGATAGCAGTCATTACAGGAGATATAGTAAATTCAAGAAGCGAGTCGGCAGCACACTGGCTCCCGGTACTTAAAAAGATACTTGGGCATTATGGAGAAGCCCCTCAAGGCTGGGAAATCAGCCGGGGAGACAGTTTTCAGCTCCTCCTACAACCCGAAGAAGCTTTATATGCAGCACTCCAAATTAAAGCAGGAATAAAGCAACTCCCAGACCTCGATGTGAGAATGGCCATTGGCATTGGAGAACAGGAATATAAAGCCGAAAAAATCAGTGAATCTAATGGTTCGGCTTTTATTCGTTCGGGAGAATGCTTTGAGGAGCTTAAAAAACAAAACCTGGGAATTCGCACAGGAGAGGCCGAAAAAGATGAAATTTTTGACCTGCTCTTTCAGCTTGCCCTACTTAGCATGAACAACTGGAGCGTTACTGTAGCCAAAACCATTGCTGCATTTCTTGAGCATCCCGCAAAAAACCAGACAGAACTCGCAAAACATTTAAAAAAATCTCAAAGCAGTTTAAGTGAAGCGCTTAAACGTGGCGGTTTTGACGAGATCATGCAGCTTGAGAGTTTTTACAGATCAAAAATTAAACGTTTATGA
- a CDS encoding DUF3307 domain-containing protein encodes MSAFALKLLLAHLLGDFLLQPDSWVAQKRQRKQRSPLLYAHVAVHFLIMFALLGFDLSYWPALIVIVVSHYFIDLLKLHLESSDHKSRLFLLDQLAHLLVIAGVTYSYHPFSIAFFELLQPGPLLFVSCLVFLGPVAAILMRLIMSRWVLPEDKENDSLPQAGKYIGMLERLLVFAFIVLQQWPAIGWLIAAKSILRFSDLSRAKDRKLTEYVLIGTLLSFSLSIVTGIVYLYFQDISLF; translated from the coding sequence ATGAGCGCATTTGCCCTAAAATTGCTTTTGGCTCACCTGTTGGGTGATTTCCTGCTGCAACCCGATAGCTGGGTGGCTCAAAAAAGGCAAAGAAAGCAGCGTTCTCCGCTGCTCTACGCTCATGTTGCTGTACATTTTTTAATAATGTTCGCTTTGCTGGGCTTTGACCTTTCATATTGGCCGGCCTTGATCGTCATTGTAGTCAGCCACTATTTTATAGACCTACTCAAACTGCACCTAGAGTCTAGTGATCACAAAAGCAGGTTGTTCCTACTTGACCAGCTGGCGCATTTGCTGGTGATTGCCGGTGTAACCTACAGCTATCACCCTTTTAGCATAGCCTTCTTCGAATTACTTCAACCCGGGCCGCTGCTTTTTGTTAGCTGCCTGGTGTTTCTTGGCCCGGTTGCCGCAATTCTCATGAGGTTAATTATGAGCCGCTGGGTTTTACCCGAAGACAAAGAAAACGATTCCCTGCCCCAGGCTGGGAAATATATTGGGATGCTGGAGCGCCTCCTGGTCTTTGCGTTCATCGTCCTTCAACAATGGCCGGCAATTGGCTGGCTCATAGCTGCCAAATCGATCCTGCGTTTTAGCGACCTCTCCCGCGCTAAAGACCGAAAGCTCACAGAGTATGTACTTATAGGCACCCTGCTCAGTTTTTCCCTCTCAATAGTCACCGGCATCGTTTATTTATATTTTCAGGATATTTCACTATTTTAG
- a CDS encoding S41 family peptidase, translating into MKINNFPLLFAFIALIFTSCSKDDDVLKEDPSSEKPTETEETAELEVEEFVYSGMNEIYLYKSDVSVLADDYFDTEDAKLDYLAGFSTPEALFEDLKSSSDRFSFITDDYKALEDQFNGVSSSTAGMDFGLGSISGTSYLFGFLQYVIPNTPAADAGLTRGTVFTEINGKKITLNNLESLLDSNSLTINIGNVENNTLVLTDETVTLNHSSYTANPVQLVKTLEVDGIQVGYLMYNSFIGNFDDELNQAFAELKSKGVDELVLDLRYNGGGDVESAVDLASMITGQFEGEVFMQEMWNETYQNYFEENAPERLLNLFDSKIRTGETINSLKLTKVYILTTASTASASELIINGLEPYINVVQIGETTTGKFQASVTLYDSEDFSKDSKINENHTYALQPLVLKSANANGKSDYFNGLSPDIEMREDLNNMGTLGDPKEPFLQAALHHIQGISTMSAASAQQKRSENHLKIVGDGEMFEPYYQRMYLDKLPDILRRK; encoded by the coding sequence ATGAAGATCAACAACTTCCCCCTCCTATTTGCTTTTATCGCCCTCATTTTCACGTCCTGCTCCAAGGATGACGACGTTTTAAAAGAAGATCCTTCTTCTGAAAAACCCACGGAAACTGAAGAGACAGCAGAGCTTGAGGTTGAAGAGTTTGTCTACTCCGGAATGAATGAGATCTACCTCTACAAATCGGATGTTAGCGTGCTCGCCGATGATTATTTTGATACAGAAGATGCCAAGCTAGACTACCTGGCCGGGTTCAGCACTCCGGAAGCCCTTTTTGAAGACCTCAAATCTTCAAGTGACAGGTTCAGCTTTATTACCGATGATTACAAGGCTCTTGAAGACCAGTTCAACGGCGTAAGCAGTAGTACCGCCGGAATGGATTTTGGCCTGGGCTCAATTAGCGGCACCAGTTATTTATTTGGTTTCCTGCAATACGTGATCCCAAACACCCCTGCTGCTGATGCCGGTCTTACCCGCGGAACGGTTTTTACAGAAATCAACGGAAAAAAAATTACTTTAAACAACCTCGAGTCTTTGCTCGATTCTAACTCGCTTACCATAAACATCGGAAATGTGGAAAACAACACGCTCGTCCTTACCGACGAAACAGTAACTCTTAACCACTCTTCCTACACGGCAAACCCGGTTCAGCTCGTAAAAACCCTTGAAGTAGATGGAATACAGGTGGGTTACCTTATGTATAATAGTTTTATCGGGAATTTTGACGACGAACTAAACCAGGCTTTTGCAGAACTTAAAAGCAAGGGAGTTGATGAGCTTGTGCTCGACCTTAGGTATAACGGCGGTGGCGATGTAGAGTCGGCCGTAGATCTCGCCAGCATGATCACGGGTCAATTTGAAGGCGAAGTATTTATGCAGGAAATGTGGAATGAGACCTACCAGAATTATTTTGAAGAAAATGCCCCCGAACGTTTGCTAAACCTTTTTGACAGTAAGATAAGGACCGGCGAAACCATTAACAGCCTTAAGCTTACCAAAGTTTATATTTTAACTACGGCCAGCACAGCTTCGGCCAGCGAACTTATCATTAACGGGCTTGAACCCTATATCAATGTGGTCCAGATTGGAGAAACCACTACCGGAAAGTTCCAGGCTTCAGTAACCTTATATGACAGTGAAGACTTTTCCAAAGATTCCAAAATCAATGAGAACCATACTTACGCCTTGCAGCCGCTTGTATTGAAATCGGCCAACGCCAATGGAAAATCCGATTATTTTAACGGCCTTAGCCCGGATATAGAAATGAGGGAAGACCTGAACAACATGGGTACGCTGGGAGATCCGAAGGAACCATTTCTTCAGGCAGCTTTGCACCACATTCAGGGTATTTCAACCATGTCTGCCGCCAGCGCACAACAAAAGAGGTCTGAAAATCACCTTAAAATTGTGGGAGACGGGGAAATGTTTGAACCTTATTACCAGAGAATGTACCTCGATAAGCTGCCGGATATCCTCAGAAGAAAATAA
- a CDS encoding 2TM domain-containing protein, whose product MKEFLKILKTSVIVCIGILLINAIFGAHDWERLLDVQLWGTYFFYSFVLTAINFLYFAFFEKKIGWEGAYLKKLVLAVAGSIILTMIGFFFCRMVDQTVFQGDSITEFLTNERAGYYLFPLLLTTIVSLSFHLIYFYKAIQEKKVTEQKIIAGTASAKFESLKNQIDPHFLFNSLNVLTSLIDENPEQAQKFTTGLSKIYRYVLEQKDKELVGLQEELNFAVTYMNLLSMRFENSIFYEVPKELSSPEARVVPLSLQLLLENTIKHNVVSDNKPLHIRIFEEDGYLVLENNLQQKEVLQKRKGVGLQNIINRYALITRREIRIIKDSDKFSVKIPVLTKQINIMKTQDFSENTAYFKARQRVKEIKEFYGNLLSYCLVIPFLIFINYQTYWEFQWFWFPMAGWGLGLTIHAFSVFGYGAHWEERKIQELMEKEQQRTQNWN is encoded by the coding sequence ATGAAAGAATTTCTCAAAATTTTAAAGACCTCTGTTATTGTTTGTATAGGGATCCTCCTTATAAATGCCATTTTTGGAGCCCATGACTGGGAGCGGCTGCTTGACGTGCAATTGTGGGGCACCTACTTTTTTTACTCCTTTGTACTTACTGCAATAAACTTCCTCTATTTTGCCTTTTTTGAGAAGAAAATAGGTTGGGAAGGTGCTTACCTTAAAAAGCTAGTATTGGCTGTCGCTGGTTCTATTATCCTCACCATGATAGGCTTCTTTTTTTGCAGGATGGTAGATCAAACCGTCTTCCAGGGAGATAGTATTACTGAATTCCTGACTAATGAAAGGGCCGGGTACTATCTTTTCCCATTACTTTTAACCACTATTGTTTCCCTCTCTTTCCACCTCATCTATTTCTATAAGGCCATTCAGGAAAAAAAAGTAACCGAGCAAAAGATCATTGCAGGCACTGCTTCAGCAAAGTTTGAAAGTTTAAAGAACCAGATTGATCCGCATTTTCTGTTCAACAGCCTAAATGTACTTACTTCACTTATAGATGAAAACCCCGAACAGGCTCAAAAATTTACTACGGGACTTTCCAAGATCTATAGATACGTTCTTGAACAAAAAGACAAAGAACTGGTAGGTCTTCAGGAAGAATTGAACTTTGCTGTCACCTATATGAACCTGTTGTCAATGAGGTTTGAGAACAGTATTTTTTATGAAGTGCCCAAAGAATTATCCTCCCCCGAAGCCAGGGTGGTGCCTTTATCCCTGCAGTTGTTGCTCGAAAATACCATAAAACACAATGTGGTAAGCGACAATAAGCCACTGCATATCAGGATTTTTGAAGAAGACGGCTACCTGGTACTGGAGAATAACCTTCAGCAAAAAGAAGTTCTTCAAAAGCGTAAAGGAGTTGGCCTGCAAAATATCATAAACCGATACGCATTAATAACGCGACGGGAAATACGAATAATCAAAGACTCAGATAAATTCAGTGTAAAAATTCCGGTGCTCACCAAACAAATCAACATTATGAAAACACAAGATTTTTCAGAAAACACCGCCTATTTCAAAGCCAGACAACGAGTAAAAGAGATCAAGGAATTCTATGGAAACCTCCTCTCCTACTGCCTCGTCATTCCTTTTCTCATCTTTATCAACTACCAAACATACTGGGAATTTCAATGGTTTTGGTTTCCCATGGCGGGTTGGGGACTGGGCCTCACTATTCACGCTTTCTCGGTTTTTGGTTACGGTGCCCACTGGGAAGAGCGAAAAATACAGGAACTCATGGAAAAAGAACAACAACGTACACAAAACTGGAACTAA
- a CDS encoding 2TM domain-containing protein: MEANDKSYQYKLAQKKVKRIKDFYVHLLVFLFVNIAIIAVSSIDEGLFNGLQEPENYFTAFFWGIGLFFHWWNVFGPNIFFGKNWEEKKIKELMEKEKQKSWE; this comes from the coding sequence ATGGAAGCAAATGATAAATCTTACCAGTACAAACTTGCCCAAAAGAAGGTAAAAAGGATCAAGGATTTTTATGTTCACCTGCTGGTATTCCTGTTTGTGAATATTGCTATTATTGCAGTGAGTTCAATAGATGAAGGCCTGTTTAATGGCTTGCAGGAACCGGAAAATTACTTCACTGCATTCTTTTGGGGAATTGGGCTGTTCTTTCACTGGTGGAATGTTTTTGGCCCCAATATTTTCTTCGGAAAAAACTGGGAAGAAAAAAAGATAAAGGAACTTATGGAAAAGGAAAAACAAAAATCCTGGGAATAA
- a CDS encoding LytR/AlgR family response regulator transcription factor: MKTVIVEDEKPAARRLQRMLEKMGVHVITTLHSVEDAAEWFLKNEHPNLIFLDIQLSDGLSFEIFEHTEVNAPIIFTTAYDEYALQAFKLNSIDYLLKPLDDEELAAALEKFKKNSFASQKQMDFRALKTLLNIAGSDYKKRFSIQMGQHLKLIDISEIVCFYSENKATYLHTNTNRSYLLDSSLDKLETEVAPQNFFRVNRKFIISIHAISDILTYSNLRLEVKLKDYNSEQIIVSRERVKDFKDWLQ, encoded by the coding sequence ATTAAAACTGTTATTGTTGAAGACGAAAAACCGGCTGCCCGCCGTTTACAGCGCATGCTGGAAAAAATGGGAGTCCATGTCATTACCACGCTGCATTCTGTAGAAGATGCTGCCGAATGGTTCCTGAAAAATGAACACCCCAACCTTATCTTCCTCGACATCCAGCTTAGCGACGGACTCTCCTTCGAGATTTTTGAACATACCGAAGTCAATGCTCCCATTATCTTCACCACCGCGTATGATGAGTATGCGCTGCAGGCCTTTAAGCTCAACAGCATTGATTATCTGCTCAAACCGCTCGATGATGAAGAGCTTGCCGCTGCCCTTGAAAAATTTAAAAAGAACAGCTTTGCCAGTCAAAAGCAAATGGACTTTAGGGCTTTAAAAACCCTGCTCAATATTGCAGGTTCAGATTATAAAAAGCGTTTTTCCATTCAGATGGGTCAGCATTTAAAGCTCATTGATATTTCTGAAATCGTTTGTTTCTATTCCGAAAATAAAGCCACCTACCTACACACTAATACCAATAGAAGTTACCTGCTCGACTCCAGCCTTGATAAGCTTGAAACCGAAGTAGCCCCTCAAAACTTCTTCAGGGTTAACCGCAAATTCATTATTTCAATCCATGCCATTTCAGATATACTTACTTATTCCAATTTACGCCTGGAAGTAAAACTGAAAGATTACAACAGCGAACAGATCATTGTAAGCCGGGAGCGGGTAAAAGATTTTAAAGACTGGCTTCAGTAA
- a CDS encoding DNA-binding response regulator, producing the protein MFQRVLVAEDIDSINLAVSGLLKDLGISSVEHAQYCEEAWLLFKKAQRDGNPFELLICDLSFRLDHRPEKFKSGRELISALKEEDPDLKVLVNTIEDNPQTVRGLWESGDIDGYVSKDRHGMRDLREAIHAVNKGNKYNSVRIERLLKDDNMLILGDWEMELLSAIATGYTQDEIEGDFKKRGITPNSRSSIEKRLKELREDFGANTTPHLVGILKDLKLI; encoded by the coding sequence ATGTTTCAAAGAGTACTGGTAGCAGAGGATATTGACAGTATTAATCTGGCAGTTTCAGGTTTACTGAAAGACCTGGGGATATCAAGTGTTGAGCATGCGCAATACTGCGAAGAAGCCTGGTTGCTTTTTAAAAAAGCGCAGCGGGATGGCAATCCTTTTGAACTTCTTATTTGTGACCTTTCTTTCAGGTTAGATCACCGGCCAGAGAAATTTAAGTCGGGCAGGGAACTTATTTCCGCTCTTAAAGAAGAAGATCCCGATTTAAAGGTTTTGGTCAATACCATAGAAGATAATCCGCAAACGGTTAGGGGGTTGTGGGAATCGGGCGATATTGACGGGTATGTGAGCAAAGACAGGCACGGCATGCGCGATCTTAGGGAGGCCATACACGCTGTAAACAAGGGTAATAAATACAATTCAGTGCGTATAGAAAGGCTTCTGAAAGATGATAATATGTTGATTTTGGGGGATTGGGAAATGGAGCTTCTTTCGGCAATTGCCACGGGCTACACGCAGGATGAAATTGAAGGCGATTTCAAAAAGCGGGGGATCACACCAAACAGCAGAAGTTCTATAGAAAAAAGGTTAAAAGAATTGCGCGAGGATTTTGGTGCAAATACCACCCCACATTTGGTGGGAATATTAAAAGACCTTAAGTTAATATAA
- a CDS encoding endonuclease/exonuclease/phosphatase family protein yields MNIAEVAAYILSFIILFPTAASISRFDQWWIRDFDFPRLQISVLILAVMIFDAVAFDFSSIWETAMLVVLGLSFIYQAAKIYPYTYLASKQVMEYKGKEVDRQLSILVSNVLTTNTKYDKLVKLIIRENPDLVLTLETDKTWEEQLSRIEEEYPYTVKIPLKNLYGMHLYSKLELEDIDIKYIISEEIPSIHGKVKLKSGEKVNIHCLHPKPPSPSEDDTSTNRDAELLLVGKEIDGRNSTLVFGDLNDVAWSRTTKLFLSLSGLLDPRIGRGFFNTFHAQYPVFRWPLDHVFHSSDFMLLSLKRLEKMGSDHFPIFIKLVYQPEDVEKNGNGETEEPDEEEKEWAEEKIDKGKQPDAH; encoded by the coding sequence ATGAATATTGCAGAAGTAGCTGCTTATATCCTTAGTTTTATAATCCTTTTCCCTACAGCCGCATCTATTAGCCGGTTTGATCAATGGTGGATCAGGGATTTTGATTTCCCAAGATTGCAGATTAGTGTGCTCATACTCGCAGTTATGATCTTTGATGCCGTAGCTTTTGATTTTAGCTCGATTTGGGAAACTGCCATGCTTGTAGTTCTGGGATTAAGTTTTATTTACCAGGCTGCAAAGATCTATCCCTACACGTATTTGGCCTCTAAACAGGTTATGGAATACAAAGGCAAAGAAGTTGACAGGCAGCTGTCTATCCTGGTGAGCAATGTGCTTACTACCAACACGAAGTACGACAAACTCGTAAAGCTCATTATTCGGGAGAACCCAGACCTTGTGCTCACACTGGAGACTGATAAAACCTGGGAAGAACAGCTAAGCCGCATTGAGGAAGAATATCCTTACACTGTAAAAATTCCGCTGAAAAACCTTTACGGAATGCACCTTTACTCCAAACTTGAGCTGGAGGATATTGATATTAAATATATTATTTCAGAAGAAATTCCCTCCATCCACGGAAAAGTAAAGTTAAAGTCGGGTGAAAAGGTCAATATTCATTGTCTTCACCCCAAGCCCCCAAGCCCTTCTGAAGATGATACTTCAACCAACCGCGATGCAGAGCTCCTGCTGGTAGGAAAAGAAATAGATGGCAGGAATTCTACCCTGGTTTTTGGAGATCTCAATGACGTTGCCTGGTCCAGGACCACAAAGCTCTTCCTTAGTTTAAGCGGACTCCTGGATCCGCGTATTGGCCGCGGCTTTTTCAATACTTTTCACGCACAATATCCAGTTTTCAGATGGCCGTTGGACCACGTTTTTCACAGCAGTGATTTTATGCTGCTGAGTTTGAAACGGTTGGAAAAAATGGGATCAGACCACTTCCCTATATTTATCAAGCTCGTCTATCAACCCGAAGATGTAGAAAAAAATGGCAATGGCGAGACTGAAGAGCCCGATGAAGAGGAAAAGGAATGGGCCGAAGAAAAAATTGATAAGGGCAAGCAGCCTGATGCGCATTAA
- a CDS encoding DinB family protein encodes MDLSELIILNLTEIRLKSIKIWNALPKNLYNWKPDENAMTAIEMIRHVLEADYGWNIIINNKSMLNYETPWKNRPFLSVSDELEFAEPYRKSFLASIAKFSDTELSETLITHPGNGEKKILGKYLLRIGYHESVHAGQFLSYLRAMKLQRPQIWD; translated from the coding sequence ATGGACCTATCTGAACTCATCATTCTAAACCTTACAGAAATAAGGCTTAAAAGCATAAAAATTTGGAACGCACTTCCCAAAAACCTTTACAACTGGAAACCCGACGAAAATGCGATGACTGCCATTGAGATGATCAGGCACGTTTTGGAAGCCGATTATGGCTGGAATATCATAATCAACAATAAAAGTATGCTGAACTATGAGACACCCTGGAAAAACCGCCCCTTTCTTAGTGTATCTGACGAACTCGAATTTGCCGAACCCTATAGAAAATCCTTTTTAGCGAGTATAGCAAAATTTTCAGATACAGAACTAAGCGAAACCCTTATTACCCATCCCGGAAATGGGGAAAAGAAAATTCTGGGAAAATATTTGTTAAGAATAGGCTATCACGAATCTGTTCACGCAGGACAATTTCTTTCCTATTTACGAGCAATGAAGCTGCAACGCCCGCAAATTTGGGACTAA
- a CDS encoding arylesterase, whose translation MRNLLFLPFLTLLLFSSCKENSDKENKAAPNVASEVENETDNAEASEETQDTGTILFFGDSLTAAMGLDLAEGYPAEIQKIIDSLKLNYEVVNAGLSGETTAAGRNRIDWVLNQDVDVFVLALGANDGLRGIPVTETRKNLQAIIDKARQKNPDVEIVLAGMQIPPNLGAEYTSNFKELFPELAEENNIHLIPFLLEGVAGDPELNQQDGIHPTAEGYDIVAMNVWEILEPVLTEQE comes from the coding sequence ATGAGAAACCTGTTGTTTTTGCCATTTTTGACACTCCTGTTATTTTCTTCGTGTAAAGAAAATTCAGATAAGGAAAACAAAGCTGCACCTAATGTTGCTTCGGAAGTTGAAAATGAAACCGATAATGCTGAAGCTTCCGAAGAAACACAAGATACCGGCACGATCCTGTTTTTTGGAGACAGTCTTACGGCAGCCATGGGCCTGGATTTGGCTGAAGGTTATCCGGCAGAAATTCAGAAGATCATCGATTCTCTGAAACTAAATTACGAGGTTGTAAACGCAGGGCTCAGCGGGGAGACCACCGCAGCCGGACGAAACAGGATAGACTGGGTGCTCAACCAGGATGTTGATGTGTTTGTACTGGCCCTGGGCGCAAATGACGGACTTCGCGGAATTCCGGTAACCGAAACCCGGAAGAACCTGCAGGCCATTATCGATAAGGCGCGGCAAAAAAATCCCGATGTGGAGATCGTGCTGGCAGGAATGCAGATCCCGCCAAACCTGGGAGCAGAATATACTTCAAATTTTAAGGAACTCTTTCCTGAACTGGCAGAGGAAAATAACATACACCTCATTCCTTTTTTACTCGAAGGAGTGGCCGGAGACCCTGAACTCAATCAACAGGATGGGATTCACCCCACGGCCGAGGGTTATGATATTGTAGCCATGAACGTGTGGGAAATACTCGAACCTGTGCTGACAGAACAGGAATAA
- a CDS encoding ABC transporter ATP-binding protein encodes MTKILNVRNLKKSYSSGSRLLTVLHDMSFDVEEKETFAIVGPSGSGKTTLLGLCAGLDRADSGNIELCGTELSTLSEDERAILRNKKVGFVFQDFQLLPTLTALENVAVPLELQGAKNASEVGKDLLEKVGLGGRFDHYPSQLSGGEQQRVAVARAFSNRPSILFADEPTGNLDAETGEKIIELLFDLNRQAGTTLVIITHDPELAKMTQRTLRLKGGKIVEAHEQH; translated from the coding sequence ATGACAAAAATATTGAACGTGCGCAACCTCAAAAAGAGCTATTCCAGTGGCTCCAGGCTGCTCACCGTGCTGCACGACATGAGTTTTGATGTTGAAGAAAAGGAGACCTTTGCAATTGTAGGCCCTTCGGGCAGCGGAAAAACCACTTTACTGGGGCTTTGCGCCGGCCTTGATCGTGCCGATTCGGGAAATATTGAACTTTGCGGCACCGAACTTTCTACTCTTTCCGAAGATGAGCGCGCAATACTTCGGAATAAAAAAGTTGGATTTGTCTTTCAGGATTTTCAGTTGCTGCCCACTTTAACGGCCCTGGAAAATGTGGCTGTACCGCTGGAACTGCAGGGAGCAAAAAATGCTTCCGAAGTCGGAAAAGACCTACTGGAAAAAGTAGGCCTTGGCGGAAGATTTGATCATTACCCCTCACAACTTTCGGGCGGTGAGCAACAGCGGGTAGCAGTAGCCAGGGCTTTTTCCAACCGGCCTTCCATCCTCTTCGCCGATGAGCCCACTGGAAACCTGGATGCCGAAACCGGAGAAAAGATCATTGAACTGCTCTTTGACCTCAACAGGCAGGCGGGCACTACGCTGGTGATTATAACCCACGACCCTGAACTTGCAAAAATGACACAGCGCACTCTGCGCTTAAAGGGTGGAAAAATAGTGGAGGCTCATGAGCAGCATTAA